A segment of the Bacteroidia bacterium genome:
CACTTTTTATTGACGCAGTAAATTCCTACAATAATCAGCAACATGCCTATAATATGTAAAAAATGTATTTTCTCTCCTGCATAAACTGCCCAAGCTAAGGCTACTATTGGAATGGTATAGGTAACAGAACTCGCAAATAAGGTACTACTTAGCTGAACTAACCTATTAAAAAATACTAATGAAATTGCACTACCTAACACACCCAATATCAAAACACTGTACAATGGGCTAAAATTATGCATACTTTGCAATCGAGTAATGAAATCTGTACTTAACAAATAACCTGCCGAAGGTAATAACAATGTCGCTAGGGATAGACTGGCTAAAGCCAAAGGATGGATATCTACTAAATGATGCTTAATTACATTCACACTAATGCCATAGCACAATGTAGCTAAAAGTATCATTCCTGCATAAAGAATAAGACTGCTATCTGCTTTTAAGGAAACACTAGTAGCGGTTATACATATACAGCCTGCAAAACCAATCAAAATTCCTATTTTTTGTATTTGCTTTATCTTGTCTTTGTACAAGAAAATAGAAACTAACAAAGTAAAAATAGGGGTCAAAGCGTTAAGTACACCTGTTATGCCGCTATCTAACTTAGTTTCTGCCCCTGCAAATAAAATAGCAGGTATAAAATTTCCTGTAAGCGCGGACAAAATAATAAATTTCCAACGGGTTTGAGATACTTTGAATACATGAGGTACTGCAAAAACTAATAGCGTTGAACTGGCAGCAAACATTCTTAGCATGGCTAATTGCATAAAAGTAAAGCCCTTCAAACCTTCTTTAATTAAAATAAATGAGCTTCCCCATATCAAAGATAAAAGTATCAATAAAAACCAACGCATAATTCAGAAAACCTAGCTACACAATCTCTTGTAAGCTAAACTTTTCTCCGTACACAAATCCACCTTTTTCGTTGAGCGTTACTGTACTACATTCAATATAAGGGTCATGTTCGTAGAAAAGTATCCAATTTTCTTGTAGGGCTTGCTGTAAAATAGGTTCTTTTTCTTGTAAAGTTGTTAAAGGAAACATATCATAGCCCATTACGTAAGGCAAAGGTACATGTCCGTGCGTAGGGATGAGGTCTGCGGCATAGAGTATTTTTTTATTCTTATATGTAATCAAAGGAAGCTGCATGCCTATGGTATGCCCATTCATTACTTTCAACTCCATGTTTTCAAAAAGAGATATATTACCTTCTATCAATTCCAATTGCCCGCTTTCGGCAATAGGCTGTAAGTTCTCGGCAAAGAAGCTACTTTTTTCACGCGCATTCGGCTTGTTTGCCCATTCCCAGTGAGATTTTTGCACATAAAATTTTGCATTCTTGAAAGCGACTTCATAACGATTTTTAGCACTATTCCACTCTGTGCTTCCTCCACAATGGTCAAAATGAAGATGAGTCAAAATAACATCTGTAATGTCTGCTCTCGAAAAGCCAAGTTTTTGCAAAGAACTATCCAGCGTGTATTTGTCATGATTGATATCATAAATTTGCTTAAACTTTTCGTTATACTTGTGTCCCAAGCCATTGTCTACTAAAACTAGTCGGTTAGAGTACTCAATAAGTAAAGCACGCATGCTTAGTAGAATGAGATTATTTTCATTAGCGGGATTAGTTTTTTGCCATATTGTTTTAGGGACTACGCCAAACATAGCTCCGCCATCTAGACGAAACCAGCCTGTTTCCACAGTGTACAGGTTCATGGTTCAAAAGTAGAAAAAAAGTTCAAACCTTACTTTTAACTTGTTCACCTAGAATGGATAATACTTCGTCAAAAGTAATTCTTAATTCTTCTTGTTGCTCAGGAGGAATATTTTCACACCGTTTTCTAAAAACTTCATGCGGAGTAAGCTTTTTTAAATCAGTAGAAATGGATACATCCTCTTCCAGTCCTTGCTCAATGTACTGTTTTTCTACTTTAACAGCTAGTACGCTGATATTTTTTTTGTTTTTTACTACTTCTTCTACCTGCTGCTTAATTTGTAGTTGTTTTTCGTATAAAACTACAGTTACCTCTACCCATAAAGTAGGTTCCTCAGAACTGTGTGATAAAGTGGATAGCTGTTTTTTGACCTCATCCAAAGAGCCTCTGATGCGCAAAAGTTTTCTATAAGTAGGGATAGGAATGCAGTTAATAATTGGTTCTGAATTCGGTTGAATATCAATGACAACAATCTGTTTTTCTATGCCTAACTCACTAAAACTTAAAGGTATAGGTGAACCTGCATAACGAATGTGTTCGTAATTAGCTACTTTTTGAGGTTTATGGATATGCCCCAAAGCTACATATTTGAAGCCACTAGGGAACTGAGCTTCCACTTGACCTAAATTGCCAAGATGTATCATTTTTTCACTTTCGGAAGTTTGACTGCCTACGGCAAATAGATGCCCTGTGGCTATAATAATCGGGGGAATATGAGGTAGAGATTGAATATATTCATGTAGTTTTTGATAGTGTGCAATAATAGCTTCTTTTAATCTTTGTTCTTTAGCCTCATAAGTTTCACCTGCTACAAAATAGCGTAGGTCTCTATCGCGTAGAAATGGCACAGCGCATACTATAGCTTCGGGAGCATCTTTTGAAGTGGAGTATATTGGAATTATTTCATCCTGTAAGTTACCTGTTGTACAACCAACTACGTGTATGTTAAGGGCTTTTAGAATCTCTTTTGGCGCATTGAGCAGACTAGCAGAGTCATGATTTCCACCAATAATAATCACACTTTTACACGAAGGTATTTTAGCAGTACGGGATAAAAATTCATAATACATTTGTAACGCATCTTGGGGTGGGTTGTAAGCGTCAAAAATATCACCTGTAATGAGTAGCACATCAGCTTGTAAAGCTTGTACTTGATTTAATAGCCAATTTAAGAAATGGAGATGCTCTTCTTTTCGGTCCATTTCGTACAATCGCATGCCCAAATGCCAATCTGAAGTATGTATAAAACGCATGATTGTAGATTTTAGACCATGAAACCGATGCGGTTGCCTTTGATAGACTCATCCATTTTGAACTCTTCTACGTCTTTTAAGGTAACAGTTTTCAAGACTTCTGGTTTTCTTTCCTCTGGGTTTAAGTTTGCTAACCTCAAATGCTGATTCTTAATTACCTTTTCAATCACTTTTCTTACTAAGCGAGCATTGCCAAAGTTTTTATCTCTGTATTTATAGGCATTTTCAAAATAGGTCTTAAGATGCAAACGAGCTGTGCTGTCTAGTTCCAAATTCTCATCTTTGAGCATATTTTCAGCAATAGTAAGCAGTGCATCGGGCTTGCTATCTTCAAAATGAAAAGTTCTGTCAAAGCGAGAACTTAAACCTGGATTTGCTTGCAGAAACTCTTTCATGTTTTGGGTGTATCCTGCTACAATTACAATAAACTTTCCTCTATCGTCTTCCATTCGTTTGAGTAGAGTTTCTACTGCTTCCTTTCCAAAATCTCCTGAATAGCCTGAAGAAGTGAGTGAGTAAGCTTCATCTATAAAAAGTACTCCACCCATAGCTTTGTTGATTTGTTCGTTGGTTAGAATAGCGGTTTGACCTACATAACCTGCGACTAAGTCTTTGCGAGTTACTTCTACTAAATGACCTCTTTCCAAAATTCCCAAAGCTTTGAATATATCTGCCAATAAGCGGGCTACTGTGGTTTTTCCTGTACCAGGGTTACCTGTAAATACTGTGTGCAAAGACAAATTACGAATATTTTTACCTGTTTCTCTATAAAAACGTATCAGTTTTACAAGCTCATTGACGTCTTGTTTGATATTTTCCATTCCTACGAGTTTATTGAGGGCGTTGAGAGAATCAGCTAAAAGTTCCTCATCAATAGGTATATCTACATACTCTTTTTCCTGTTTTTCAAATATTTTGGCTACATCTTCTTTTTGTACAGTAGAAAGTTCTTCGGGGCTTAGGTTTTGCAAATTGGGGTTTTGCATTAGTCTTAGCCCCATGTTCATTTTGGCTTCATCAATCCAAGAGTTGATTAAACGGGCATTACCAAAAGTTTTGGTACGCTTGCGATAGGCATCTACAATTTCTTCGTAAAGTAGTTCTTGGGCTTCTTTTGAAAGTTTGATATTGCGTTTTTGGGCAGCATATTCAGCAATTTGCATCAGTTCTTTGGGAGTATAATCATCAAACTCAAAATAATAGTTAAATCTAGACTTTAAGCCGGGGTTAGATTCTAAAAAAGCATGCATTTCTTCGGGATAACCTGCTACAATTACTGCAAAATCACAGTTAGGGTCAGACATTTCTTTTAACAATATCTCAATTACTTCCCTACCAAAGTCTTTAGAGTCTACTTCACCTTTACGTGCAAGGGAATAGGCTTCATCAATAAAAAGTATTCCGCCGCGCGCATCGTCAATTACCTTTTTAGTCTTAGGTGCAGTCTGACCAATATACTCACCTACTAGCATAGCTCTATCTGCATGGATAACATGCCCGCGAGCTAACAAGCCTAAAGATTTGTATATTTTACCTAATAGCAGTGCCACAGTAGTTTTGCCTGTACCTGGGTTACCTGTAAATACAGAGTGAAGAACAATCCGCTCATCATCTGCTAATCCTCTTTCTTTACGAAATTGAAGAAATTGTAAGTATTGTGCATACTCCCTAACTTTTTTCTTAACATTTTTTAGACCAATCATTTGGTCTAGCTCTTTCATTACTTCTTCACTGCTATCTACCAAAGTTTTAGATTTTTGAATTTTTCCTTTGGCATCAATTGTAGGAAGAAAATTACTGGGGGTATCTTCATCAGCTTCAATAAAGCCATTACCTACTTCAAAAGGTACTACGGCAATGAGTTGGTCCATAAAAACAACTTCCAGGGTGTATTTACCATGATACCAAGTAGGTGAGCTTTCGTGTCCCCATCCATCATTAAAATAAATTGTTTGATAATTTTCAAACCACTTGAAGTAATGAATATGCCCTTTGAGTTCGCCTGTTTGAGTTCTGAAGTTAAAATTTATCTCACAAGGAAAAGCTTCTTTTCTACGGTTTTGAGCTTTGAACTCAAACCAAATATATCTTGTAGTTTCTCGGTCAAATTGTTTGTGGTGTTTTCGGCTGGCTTCGGGCAAGTTACTGGTACCTGCTTCGTAAAGCTTGATAGAGGTAATCTCAAAGTAAGGATTTTCGTTCTCTTTTACTAAACCTATATTAACAATGTAAAAATCCACTTTTGCTAATAAATTCCCTTCTGACCAAGCTTCCCAACGATATTCCCCTTTTTTCCACCAAGGTGTATCATTGCCCCAGCCCTGTCGTATGTATACAATGTTTTGACTTTTAGGTATTTCTCTGCTCAAATCCATGTCACAGATGGCTTCACCTGTTCTATTGTTGAAGCATTTGAGGTGAAAGTCTAAATACCAATCTTCTTCATCAAATTTTTTGTTGTAAAAAGAATATTCAGCATAAATGTATGTGGCTTCTTGTTGGTCAAAAACCACTCTGTACTTTTTCTCTTCCCTGTTCACTGATTCGGGAGATACGTAAACTCTAAAATCTTTAAACCGCAAGAATTCGTCTATATTTCTATTTTTTCTTTTCGCCATTGTACTAAATTTCTTAAATCCGATTAGAAGGATAACAAATTTACTAAAAAAAAGCCTTTTGTCAAACTATTTGCTCTGTTTTATGCTCTTAAAGTTAATACAGGTATGGTAGCGTTATTGATGCAGTACTCTGTTACACTGCCCAAAATCAGTGCTTTGATGCCCATGCGCGCATGAGTAGCCATTATTATTAAATCGAAGTTATTTTTTTCGCTGTAACTGATAATAGTTTCAGCCACGCTGTCCTCTCTATCTACAAAATTGAATTCTACTTTAATCCCTGAACTTTGATACAAATTGTTGTATTTTTGTAAAACTTGGCGAGAATTCTCATCTTCCTCACCTACGTAAATCAGTTCTATTTCTGCTTGCATGTATTTTACAAATTCAAGAGCGTAAGTGGATAAACCTTGCACAGTTAATTTTGGATCAATAGGTAATAAAATCTTTTTGAAGTTAGGTTCTGTTTTAATAGACTTTATACTCAAAACAGGGCAGGGGGCAATTTTAGCAACTTTGGTAGTATTAGTTCCTAACCATTCTTCTTCGTCTAATCCGCGAGTAAACATTACGACTAAGTCAATACTGTGTATTTCTGCTTGTTCTGCTATACATTCTGTAATCTCCCCAAAAGTGATAATCGGTGTAACTTGCTCAAAATGATATGTTTTTCTCCATATTTCAAATTTTTGTTGTACAGCTTGTAAAACAGTGTTTCTATCGGCTTTATTATCTACGCCGTATCGTCTGTAATCTCCTTCAATACTATGGATGAGAAATAAACAAGCATTTAGCTTGCTGGCTAGTTTATTGGCATAGTGCGTGTATTCCACTGCTTCTACGGAAAAATCTACGGGGGATAGAATTTTCTTAAACATTGCACAAAAATAGAAAAATGTACTTAGTAATGTGTAAAATTCGCAAAAAGTAAAAAGTGAATTGAATGTTTTGGGTAACCGTCCTACTTTTAGCTATTCAAAAAAGACCCATTAAAATAAAAAAGCAGATTTGATAATAATAAAATAACAACAATAACTTAAAGTTGTAAAAATCAATTAAGGGAGATGGTGTTGGAAATAATACTAAATATTTTAGGTGGACTAATTTTGTTCTTGTATGGACTAACACATATTTCGCAAGCAATACAAGCAAGCGTGGGGCATAAAGCTTCTGTTTGGATATTAAAATTCACTAAAAATATTTTTTTGGCTGTTTTAGTCGGAATTGTAGTTACTACTTTGTTAGATTCTTCTTCTGCTGTTATCATCATTACCATTGTGTTAGTAAATAGTAAAGTAATATCTTTTAGACAAGCTATGGGGGTAGTACTGGGTGCAAATATAGGCACTACGGTAAGTAGTCAAATTATTGCTATGGATGTAGGTAAATACTCCCCTTTGTTTTTACTCATTGGCTTTATAGTTATTCTTATTTCAAAAACAGCCCGATTATCTAATATTGGTAAGATAATACTGTATTTTGGAATTATATTTTTTGGATTGCATACCATGGAGCAGTCAGTGGCGCCTTTAAAGCAATCAGATATTTTTATGAACTGGCTATCTCGCATAAACAGTCCAATAGAAGGTGCTTTGTTAGGAGCCTTGATTACCATTATTATCCAATCTTCTTCTGCTACAGTAGGAATTGCAATTGTTTTAGTGAAAAAGGGGCTCTTGTCTATTGCTATGAGTATTGCTGTAATGATAGGGGCAGAGTTAGGGACTTGCTCTGATACTTTACTGGCTACTATTCGCAGTAGCCCAGCTGCTATCAAAACAGGGCTTTTTCATCTTATTTTTAATCTCATATCAGCAATTACAGGTTTGATTTTGTTTTATTATTTTGTGGATTTTGTAATTTGGACAAGCGGTCATGCTCCTCCGGCACGAATAATTGCCAATGCTCATGTATGGTTTAATGTACTTGGAGTATTGTTTTGGATATGGGTTGTTCCAGTATTTGAACGCTTGTTAAACCGAATTCTACCTGAAAAAACATAATTAAAAATTGATTTTTGGGCGTTTCCCTTGCTGCGCAAGGGTCGGGGGCATTCCGCACGTAGCCTGCAGCACACCGCCCTTGGTCACACTTCGCTTGCGCTTGTGTGGCAAAGGCACACCCAAAAAATAAAAAATTCATTAAACAATTCTAACCTACTCATCAGGTAATATGTCCATTCCAGGTAAAGAAAAGGCACTAACTTCATCAATATCAGGCAGCTTAGGTAATTGACTAAGACTTTTTATACCCAAGTATTCCAAAAAAAATGAAGATGTGCCATACAAAAGAGGTCTGCCCGGCAAATCTGACTTGCCTAGTATCACTATCAAGTTTTTTTCTAACAGCTTTTGTATAGCATAATCGGAATTTACTCCACGAATAAACTCAACATCAGCTTTGGTTACAGGTTGGCGATAGGCAATAATAGCTAAACACTCCATTGCCGCTTGCGAAAGCTTCTTCCGATTGCGAATAAGTAAAGCTTCCTTAACAAATGTGGAATACTTTGCCTTAGATACAAATTGATAGCCCTCCGCAATGTTAATGAGCTCAAAACCGTATTCATCCCCCTGATAACGATGCATGAGAGTAGCTATAGCGTCTGTAATATCGGTCAAAGTTACCTCTAAGCTGAATAAGTCTTTGTTCTGCAAAAGCTTGAGTATATCCTCCACTTTTACAGGATTTTCAGAAGAAAAAATGATTGACTCTACGATAGGTACGATTTCCTTTTTCATTTAGATATACGCTTTTTTATCCGCCTGCTTTGACATATATCCATTGAGTAGGGTCAAGATAAAGTTGAGCAAGGTTATACAAGTCCTGTGCACTAATTTGCTTGATAGTATCTACAAACTGATACAGATGCTGCGTATCGTATCCGAGAGTAATTAAACTTTTGTAATAGTCTGCGGTATTAAAAGCGGTTTCAAAATCTCCTGTGAGCTGCCCTAACATGTAATTTTTGACTATTTCTAACTCATCTTGACTAATAGGTTCATTACAAAGTTTTTGTGCTTCTATTTTTATTTGTTCAATGGCATCATCGG
Coding sequences within it:
- a CDS encoding DMT family transporter, translated to MRWFLLILLSLIWGSSFILIKEGLKGFTFMQLAMLRMFAASSTLLVFAVPHVFKVSQTRWKFIILSALTGNFIPAILFAGAETKLDSGITGVLNALTPIFTLLVSIFLYKDKIKQIQKIGILIGFAGCICITATSVSLKADSSLILYAGMILLATLCYGISVNVIKHHLVDIHPLALASLSLATLLLPSAGYLLSTDFITRLQSMHNFSPLYSVLILGVLGSAISLVFFNRLVQLSSTLFASSVTYTIPIVALAWAVYAGEKIHFLHIIGMLLIIVGIYCVNKK
- a CDS encoding MBL fold metallo-hydrolase produces the protein MNLYTVETGWFRLDGGAMFGVVPKTIWQKTNPANENNLILLSMRALLIEYSNRLVLVDNGLGHKYNEKFKQIYDINHDKYTLDSSLQKLGFSRADITDVILTHLHFDHCGGSTEWNSAKNRYEVAFKNAKFYVQKSHWEWANKPNAREKSSFFAENLQPIAESGQLELIEGNISLFENMELKVMNGHTIGMQLPLITYKNKKILYAADLIPTHGHVPLPYVMGYDMFPLTTLQEKEPILQQALQENWILFYEHDPYIECSTVTLNEKGGFVYGEKFSLQEIV
- a CDS encoding exonuclease SbcCD subunit D C-terminal domain-containing protein; translation: MRFIHTSDWHLGMRLYEMDRKEEHLHFLNWLLNQVQALQADVLLITGDIFDAYNPPQDALQMYYEFLSRTAKIPSCKSVIIIGGNHDSASLLNAPKEILKALNIHVVGCTTGNLQDEIIPIYSTSKDAPEAIVCAVPFLRDRDLRYFVAGETYEAKEQRLKEAIIAHYQKLHEYIQSLPHIPPIIIATGHLFAVGSQTSESEKMIHLGNLGQVEAQFPSGFKYVALGHIHKPQKVANYEHIRYAGSPIPLSFSELGIEKQIVVIDIQPNSEPIINCIPIPTYRKLLRIRGSLDEVKKQLSTLSHSSEEPTLWVEVTVVLYEKQLQIKQQVEEVVKNKKNISVLAVKVEKQYIEQGLEEDVSISTDLKKLTPHEVFRKRCENIPPEQQEELRITFDEVLSILGEQVKSKV
- a CDS encoding AAA family ATPase; its protein translation is MAKRKNRNIDEFLRFKDFRVYVSPESVNREEKKYRVVFDQQEATYIYAEYSFYNKKFDEEDWYLDFHLKCFNNRTGEAICDMDLSREIPKSQNIVYIRQGWGNDTPWWKKGEYRWEAWSEGNLLAKVDFYIVNIGLVKENENPYFEITSIKLYEAGTSNLPEASRKHHKQFDRETTRYIWFEFKAQNRRKEAFPCEINFNFRTQTGELKGHIHYFKWFENYQTIYFNDGWGHESSPTWYHGKYTLEVVFMDQLIAVVPFEVGNGFIEADEDTPSNFLPTIDAKGKIQKSKTLVDSSEEVMKELDQMIGLKNVKKKVREYAQYLQFLQFRKERGLADDERIVLHSVFTGNPGTGKTTVALLLGKIYKSLGLLARGHVIHADRAMLVGEYIGQTAPKTKKVIDDARGGILFIDEAYSLARKGEVDSKDFGREVIEILLKEMSDPNCDFAVIVAGYPEEMHAFLESNPGLKSRFNYYFEFDDYTPKELMQIAEYAAQKRNIKLSKEAQELLYEEIVDAYRKRTKTFGNARLINSWIDEAKMNMGLRLMQNPNLQNLSPEELSTVQKEDVAKIFEKQEKEYVDIPIDEELLADSLNALNKLVGMENIKQDVNELVKLIRFYRETGKNIRNLSLHTVFTGNPGTGKTTVARLLADIFKALGILERGHLVEVTRKDLVAGYVGQTAILTNEQINKAMGGVLFIDEAYSLTSSGYSGDFGKEAVETLLKRMEDDRGKFIVIVAGYTQNMKEFLQANPGLSSRFDRTFHFEDSKPDALLTIAENMLKDENLELDSTARLHLKTYFENAYKYRDKNFGNARLVRKVIEKVIKNQHLRLANLNPEERKPEVLKTVTLKDVEEFKMDESIKGNRIGFMV
- a CDS encoding universal stress protein; the protein is MFKKILSPVDFSVEAVEYTHYANKLASKLNACLFLIHSIEGDYRRYGVDNKADRNTVLQAVQQKFEIWRKTYHFEQVTPIITFGEITECIAEQAEIHSIDLVVMFTRGLDEEEWLGTNTTKVAKIAPCPVLSIKSIKTEPNFKKILLPIDPKLTVQGLSTYALEFVKYMQAEIELIYVGEEDENSRQVLQKYNNLYQSSGIKVEFNFVDREDSVAETIISYSEKNNFDLIIMATHARMGIKALILGSVTEYCINNATIPVLTLRA
- a CDS encoding Na/Pi symporter, with the translated sequence MYGLTHISQAIQASVGHKASVWILKFTKNIFLAVLVGIVVTTLLDSSSAVIIITIVLVNSKVISFRQAMGVVLGANIGTTVSSQIIAMDVGKYSPLFLLIGFIVILISKTARLSNIGKIILYFGIIFFGLHTMEQSVAPLKQSDIFMNWLSRINSPIEGALLGALITIIIQSSSATVGIAIVLVKKGLLSIAMSIAVMIGAELGTCSDTLLATIRSSPAAIKTGLFHLIFNLISAITGLILFYYFVDFVIWTSGHAPPARIIANAHVWFNVLGVLFWIWVVPVFERLLNRILPEKT
- the scpB gene encoding SMC-Scp complex subunit ScpB; protein product: MKKEIVPIVESIIFSSENPVKVEDILKLLQNKDLFSLEVTLTDITDAIATLMHRYQGDEYGFELINIAEGYQFVSKAKYSTFVKEALLIRNRKKLSQAAMECLAIIAYRQPVTKADVEFIRGVNSDYAIQKLLEKNLIVILGKSDLPGRPLLYGTSSFFLEYLGIKSLSQLPKLPDIDEVSAFSLPGMDILPDE